The following nucleotide sequence is from Deinococcus terrestris.
CGAGCGGCTGGTGTGGTTCAAAGGAATTTTGAATCCAAGAGAGGTATTGGCTATGGCCGAGCGGCTGACGACAAAGCCGTTCTCCACCGGATGACCCTGCGTTGCGGGAGGCCTCATTAAGAATAACTCCCCCCTGGCTCTTCCGGCTGGGCAATAGCTTCATTCGCTACATTTGGGGTATCTTCCCTCCAACATTCAATGCAGTGTCGCATCCCGACCCTCTCTCGGGGATGCTTGGGGGGACCTATGCACCGTGCTCTGCCTCTTGTTTCCGTCACCTCGGCTCTCCTGCTCAGTGGCTGTGGACTGTTCACGTCGCCGAACGACCCCAACGCGCTGACCGTGCAAACCGCTCAGGGAAATGACCTTGCCCCTGTTTCCGGTGCCAGTCTGATTGCAAATCGAGCAGCAAACTTGGAGGCACATGAAAGGCAAACGGTACACCGAACAACAGATCCTGGACATCCTCGGGCAGCTTGAGGCAGGCACGCCGCTGAGCGATCTGACGCGACTCCATGGAGTCGCGATGACGACCATCTACCGCTGGAAAGCCAAATACGGTGGGATGACCAAAGACGAGACCCGCAAGTTTCGCCAGTTGGAAGCAGAAAACCAGCGCCTGAAGAAGTTGGTAGCGGATCTGTCGCTCGACAACGCCATGCTGAAGGAGGTGGTGGGGCGAAAGTGGTGACGCCTGGGACGTCGTCCCAGGCGCAGACGCCCCTCAAAAAGCAGATGGTGACCCTGCTGCGGGATTCTTTTGCGGTCAGCGAACGTCGGGCCTGCCGGGTGCTGGGCTTTTCCCGGACCACGCAAAGACGGAACAGCCCCAAAAGGGAAAAAGACCAACGCCTGGTCGAGCGTCTCCGCACACTGGCCCGAGAGCGACCTCGGTTCGGGTACCGGCGGATTCACCTGATGCTGGGTCGAGAGGGCGAGACCGTCAACCACAAGCGCGTCTACCGGATCTACCGGGCTGAAGGGCTGGCCGTTCGAAAGAAGGAGCGCCGCAAGCTCAGTGTAGGAGAGCGACAGCAGAAACCTGCGGTTTCTGCGCCCAATCAGCGGTGGAGCCTCGACTTCATGTCGGACCAGCTGGCCTCCGGGCAGCGGTTTCGGGTCCTGAACGTCGTGGATGACTTCACCCGGGAGTGCCTGGTGATGCACGTCGGGACCTCCATCACCGGGCATGACGTCGTCCGCGCTCTGGAAGCGGTGGTCCGCTTCCGGGGGGCACCGCAGTCGATCACCACCGACAATGGCCCAGAGTTCGCGGGCAAGGGCCTGGATCTCTGGACCCATGGGCGTGGCATCACGCACACCTTCATCCGGCCGGGGAAGCCCGTCGAGAACGCTTACATCGAGAGTTTCAACGGCCGTGTCCGGGACGGGTGTCTGAATCTGCACTGGTTCCAAAGCTTGGATCAGGCACGCCTGATCCTCTCTGCCTGGCGCCAGGACTACAACGCCGTCAGGCCGCATACCTCGCTCGGTGGACGGACCCCGAACGAATTCGCCCGCCTCGAACAGGCGGGCTGAGGTACGCTGACTTTTGCAAATCGGCTGGTACCGCAATTGGGGCACCCTCAGAAAGGTGAATCTCAGCGGCAAGAACGTGGTGGTCGTGAGTAAAGATGCCCGTGCCCCCGAGAGCGCCGCCATCTGGCAAGGCGACCTCCGGCAGTTGCAAGGCAGTCCTGCGGACGTCACGTATCTGCTCCTCCCCGGTGGGGCGACCGACGCCGAGATCCAGGCCCGTGCCCAGGAACTCCGCACGGCGGCTGCGGGCCTGAGTGGCGTGAATGTGGTGGTGGCGAGCGCCCCTCCCGGCCCGGACTCGGCACTGGGCAAGGTGCTGGACCAGTGGGGGACCGACTTGCGCGACGTGAAGGCTACCTGGAACGGCGGCAGCGTCCAGGCCATTGCCGTGGGTGACTCGGGCATCGGCAAGAGCTTCCAGGGCAGCGTTCAGCTTGACGCCGTGCTGTACGGCAACGACGCCTGCGGCGACAAGGCTCCCGTCAATGACATCAGCGGCAAGGCGGCGGTGATTCTGCGCGGCACCTGCGGCTTTACCGATAAGGTCAAGGCCGCCACCAAGCGCGGCGCGGCGGCCGTGCTGCTGGTCAACAACGACAGTCCCATCGGGGTGATTCGCGGCGACTGCAACGACACCTGTAAGACGGCCATTCTCGCCATGCTGCCCAAAGCCGAGGGGACGCAGCTTGTCGGGGCGCTCCAGGGAGGCCAGGCCGCCCGGGTCACACTCACCAACCTGCGCGTCGCTCCGGGCGTGCTGCGAATCTCCCCTGACGGCAGTGCCACGGACACCGGCCCGATTCCCTACGTGTTCAACTCCCTGCTGGAGGCGGACGGGGAAAAGCCGGTGGACCCCTTCGCGTCGGTCCGCAAAGAAGGCGAGTACCTCAGTTGGGAAACTGCCCTGAAAACCCGCCTGCAAAGCGAGGAAAAGAGCGGTAAGGTCACGGTCACCCCGGTCTTCAGGGGGGAGGTTGCCAAAGATCCGGGCTGGCGCAAGGAGATGATCTACGCCGACGTGACCCTCCCGACCAACTTCGCGCAGTTCGACACGCTGGAGCTGGACCGCGCCCTGACCTGCACCACGGACCGCAAGTCGGGGTGCCCGCCCTGGGATTACGAGACCAATCTCTACATCTGCGACCCCCTCGACCTGACCAAGTGCACCCAGGAAATCGCCCGCGACATCACGCCCTACTGGAACAGCGGTCGCTGGGTCACCGACGTGAGCCCGCTCCTGGCCGTCCTGCGTGAAAAGGCCGTCAACGGCAAAGTGCGTCTGGCCTACTGGTCGGTTCAGCCCTACAAAGTGACCATGAACCTGCGCTTCCAGAACAGGGGCAACAGCCTGATTCCGGTCTGGGCGGTGCCCCTCAAGTTCGGCGGCGCGATGGGGGACGGGGCCTACAACACCCGTCAGGCCCCGGTGACCTTCGAGCAGCCCGCCTGGGCGAAAAAGGTGGAGTTCTCGACGCTGGCGACCGGGCACGGGTTCAATGACAGCAAGAGTTGCGCCGAGTTTTGCAACACGGTCCACCATGTCACGGTTAGTGGCCGCGACTTCATACTGAGCAACCCGGTGGCGGAGACGGTCTTTGGGTGCTTCGAGCAAGTCAAAGATGGTGTGGTGCCCAACCAGGCGGGCACCTGGGTGTACGGCCGCAACAACTGGTGCCCCGGCCAGGGGGTGAAGCTCTGGAATGCCGATCTCAGCGCGGCCGTCACCGGCGTGGGTCCCCATACCTTGACCTACAAGGCGCTGGTGGACGGCGTGGATCACGTGTCTGTGCTGGAAGCAGGGGCCACGCGGGACGCCAGCATCCACATGACCAGTTGGCTGGTCTATTACGCCGAGCGCGGCGCGGCCCTGCCCGAGAAGCCCAGCGTGAAGCAGTGAGTCACTGTCCATAGAGTTGGGGAGGAACAGGAACCTGCGCCAAGCGCCCTAGAGCTTGGGGTGAGGCATTTGCCTCACCCCTTTCATCGCCTGGCTCGTTGCAAGAAGACCTGGGCTGCTGGGGACGCCTCCGACAGCGAGCGCCCCACGAAGCCCACTTGCCGCTCTATGCGGGGCGACGCGGACTGCAACAGGGGTGACATGCTGCACAGGGAACAGGATGGCGGCGACTTCATGCCGCAGATCGACCCCCGAGGAAGCGGCCCGGCGCCGCGCCGACACGCAGGAGAGGGAGCCAGGGCTCGGGCGAAGGGATGGTACAGATCAACAGACAGCCGAAGCCGTCCCTCAGGTGTTGAGGAAGTCTTCGGGTTCAATGTCCCCCATCGCGTCCCCGATTGCCTCCCCCAGTGCCGCTTTCCACTCCGTTACGCCCCCCTTGATCTTGACGTCGTTGAGCCGGATGTCCGGTTGCCGGGCGGCCACCACCCGCACCGCCACGTCCTCCCCCAGTTCCCCCTGGATGCGCGGCTCCAGGCTCTCCCATAGGTAGTCAATCAAACGCTCCACATTCCACTTGCGGGTGTTGGTGGCGGCGGCACTCACCTTGATCTGGATGTCGTCGGGGGCACGAACCGGATTTCCACGGATCTGTCCATGACGTAACCTCGCTGCCTCGTTCTGATCCCGGCTTTCGCACGTCTGGAAGGGACTTGACGCGGAACCTGACCTCGCTCACTATATCCCCAACTATCTAAGAGTTGTTAGATAGTTGGAGGTCCCCCCGCATGCCGCCCCGTCTGACCGCGCTCCGCCATACCCTGCTGCGCACCCTCACCCGCCTCACCCGTGAGCAGGGCGCCCCACCGAGCGCCGCCGAACTGGCCAGCGCCTGCGGCCTGACCCCCGCGACCATCTCCTTCCACCTCAAAGCCCTGCGGGGTCTGGGGTTCATCGAAAAACAGGGCACCTACGGGCGGCTCTACCTCACCGAGAAAGCCCGCTTGCTGGTGGGCGAGGGCATTCCCATCTACGGGCAGATCGCTGCTGGCCCGCCCGTGCTCGCGGATCAAGCGCCCGATCACCGCACGCCCAGCCTGGATGTCCTCCTGGGCGTGCGGGACGGCGACTTCCTGCTGGAGGTACGGGGCGACTCCATGACCGGGATCGGCGTGATGGACGGGGATTACGTGCTGGTCCGCCCAGCCGTGGAAGTGTTGGACGGGGAAGTGGCGGTGGTCCTGATTCCTGGCGAGAATGCGGCGACCTTAAAGCGCCTCTACCGCTTCGGCGATGAAGTGGTGCTGATGAGTGAGAACCCGGAGCATCCGCGCATGGCGTTCCCCGCAGGAGACGTGCAGGTGCAGGGCCGGATGGTGGCGAGGCTCGGCATGGGGGTGCCGCGCACCACGCAGGGGAGGGGCTGAGTCATGGCTCCTGGACGCACGCCCCTGGTGGCCTGTGTCCAACTCGCGCCCTGGCCGCTGGTGCTGCTCGCCCGGCAGCATCCCGGCATCCCCGTGGCCGTCCTTGGGGAGGGGAGCCGCAAGGTCGTGTTCGCGTCCGCTGAGGCCCTTGAAGCAGGGGTCCAACCCGGCATGCGGGAGACAGCGGCGCTCTCCCGCTGCCCGGAGTTGCACGCCGAAGTGGTCAGCGCACCGACGGCCACAGCAGCATGGGCCGAGCTGCTGGAAGTCCTCTACGCCCGCTACAGCGACCGGGTGGAAGGCCGGGAGCCGGGCCTGGCGTACCTGAAGGTGAGTGCTCCGGCCGCCCGTGATCTGGCCGCCGCGCTGCACACCCCGGTGGGCCTGGCCGCCAGTCTGGAAGTCGCGCAGCTTGCCGCGCTGAGAGCCAGTCCGGGGGAAGTGCGGGAGGTTGTACCGGGCGTGGAGTCCGCCTTCCTGAAGCTGTCCCGCACCCAGCACCTCCAGGGGTTGGGCCTCACGCCCGGCCACATCGAGCGCCTGCACTTCCTGGGGGTGCGGGATCTGGGGGGGCTGATGGGCTGGAGTGCCGCGCAGCGAGAAGCCTTCCTCGGCGTGGACGTGGGCAAGAGGATCAACCGCTTCCTGCGGGGCGACCGGACCGCCGGAGTCGCCCGGTACGTCCCTGGCAAGGTCGTCGAGGCGAGCCTGCGTCTGGATAGCCCCCTGCATGAGCCGGGGGAGACCGAGGTCGCCCTGAAGGACCTTGTGCCCGGAGTGCTGGCCGAATTGCGCGGGCGGACCTGCGCGTACCTCACCGTTCATGCGGACACGGTGGGGGGAAGGCTTTCCGCGACACGAAAGCTGAAGTGGCCGCTGGACGAGCGCGGCTTGACCCGCGTGGCCGGACTGGCTCTGGGCGAGACGGGCGCCCTCTCCCTCGGAATCGACGCCCTGACCGTGCAGCTCTCCGGCCTCCAGCAGCCCTCCCGCATGGTGGGCCTGTGGGCGGGTCTGGCGGAACTGGAGGTGACTCAGGCGGTTCTCGACCGCTTTCCGGAGGCCCTGGTGCGCGTGGAGTGGCTCGACCCCTTCGCCTACGCCGTGGACGCGCAGTACCAGTGGGTGGACTGGGTCACTGGAGCGGTGCGGACGGGAGCCATGACGCCCCGGCAGACCTGGATGCCCCCGGTCAGGAAGCGCGAGCAGGCCGTGAATCAGGTGCTCGCGTTCTTTGAGGGGCGTGACCCGTGAGGGCGGTGCAGCAGGAGGTCACGGTTCGGCAGGTGGAAGAGGGGAGGCCCCTGGACGTGTACTGGAAGGGCCGCGCCCACCGGGTGCAGGTCATCCTCGACGAGTGGCGGTACGGGGGGCGGTGGTGGCTGGATGAAGTCCCCAGGACGTGCTTCCTGGTGCAGGCCGGGCCACTGACGGCGGAGTTGCACCACGAGGACAGCCCCGGAGGGCGCTGGTGGCTAGCGAGGATGCAGGACTGACCATGAGGCGCACCCTGAATGTCCTCCTGGCCTGTCAGAGCTACTTCTCGGAGGGCCGCAGCACCGTGAGTCCGAGGCGGCTGGTGCAGGTCGCCGCCGGGCGGGGGTATGCCGCGGTCGGGCTCGCCGACTGGTGCTCGGTGGCGGGGGCTGTGGAGCTGTGCGAGGCGGCCCGGGAAGCAGGGGTGGGGGCCGTGATCGGCGTGACTCTGCCCGTGCTGTTCCCGGCGCCGCCGCGTTCCCCGGTGGCGACCGAAGCCTTCCCGCTCGTCTTCCTGGCGAAGTCGAGAGAAGGATACGCCCGGCTGTGCGAGCTGATCACGCATGTGAACTTGGAGAGTCCGGAGGGGGTGCCGCTGCCGGTCTTGCAGGATGTCGCGGCGCGTGGGCGGGACCACCTCGCGTGCCTCACTGGGGGACGCCTGGGGTTTCCCACCCTCCTCGGCGAGCGGCGGGAGATCGCACGGGCCGCCGGGTACCTCCGGACCCTTCGGCCCAGCTTCCCCTTCGACCTTTACGTGCAGCTCTCGCACGGCGCGGCCCCGAACGAGCGCCGCCGCTTGGAGTACATCCGGGGCCTGGCACGAGACCTCGAACTGCCCACCGTCGCTGTGCCCGAGGTCTGCATGGCGGCCCCCGAGGACTACCCCCTACTGGACGCCCTGACCTGCGCCCGGTTGGGCATCGACGTGCAGACGCCCCATGCGGAACGGCCCCGCAATGATGCCCGGCACGTGGGGACACCGGAGGGCTGGGGAAGGGTCCTACCTTACCCAGATGCGCTGCTGAACGCGGAGAAGCTGGGAGAGGTGTGTGCGCTCGACCTCCTGCCCGAGCGCGTGCAGTCTCCTGAGCCTCGCCTGAAGCCCTTCCAGACCCCGCAGGACGCGCTGGAGGAACGGGCGTTCGAGGCGCTGAGTGAGAAGTACGCGCCCGATGGGTTGGTGGCCGCCGACACCCGACTGCGCCAGGAGCTTGCCACGGTACGGAGCCTGGGCCTGGCAGGCTTTTTTCTGACCGCCGCGGAGGTGACCGATTACTGCCGGACACACGGCATTCTGGCCGCCGGGCGAGGGTCCGCTGCCGGGTCAGTCCTCTGCTACCTCCTGGGGATTACCCTGTCAGACCCCATCAGGCACAACCTGCTGTTCGAGCGCTTCCTGCACACGGGACGGAACGTCATGCCGGACGTGGACATCGACATCGCCAGCTCCAGGCGGGATCAGGTCCTCCGGTGGGTCGAGGAGCGCTGGGGGGAGGGCGGCACGGGCGAAGCGATGGTCGCCAACCGCATCACCTACCGCCTGCCCAGCGCGGTGCAGGATCTTGGCCGGGCGCTCGCGCTGCCCCCCGAGCTGCGGGACCGGCTCTCGCGTGCCCTGGGCCGGGATTACCGACATCACCGGCCCCACCGGGCCAGGGAAGCGGAGGTGGTCTTTACGGAGGTGCTGGGGCAAGCCCCTGTGAAGGACGCGCTGCTGAGATTGCTGGAGCGAGTGGAGCCGGGCTTCGTTCGGCACCTGGCGCCTCATTCGGGGGGTGTGGT
It contains:
- a CDS encoding peptide-N-glycosidase F-related protein codes for the protein MNLSGKNVVVVSKDARAPESAAIWQGDLRQLQGSPADVTYLLLPGGATDAEIQARAQELRTAAAGLSGVNVVVASAPPGPDSALGKVLDQWGTDLRDVKATWNGGSVQAIAVGDSGIGKSFQGSVQLDAVLYGNDACGDKAPVNDISGKAAVILRGTCGFTDKVKAATKRGAAAVLLVNNDSPIGVIRGDCNDTCKTAILAMLPKAEGTQLVGALQGGQAARVTLTNLRVAPGVLRISPDGSATDTGPIPYVFNSLLEADGEKPVDPFASVRKEGEYLSWETALKTRLQSEEKSGKVTVTPVFRGEVAKDPGWRKEMIYADVTLPTNFAQFDTLELDRALTCTTDRKSGCPPWDYETNLYICDPLDLTKCTQEIARDITPYWNSGRWVTDVSPLLAVLREKAVNGKVRLAYWSVQPYKVTMNLRFQNRGNSLIPVWAVPLKFGGAMGDGAYNTRQAPVTFEQPAWAKKVEFSTLATGHGFNDSKSCAEFCNTVHHVTVSGRDFILSNPVAETVFGCFEQVKDGVVPNQAGTWVYGRNNWCPGQGVKLWNADLSAAVTGVGPHTLTYKALVDGVDHVSVLEAGATRDASIHMTSWLVYYAERGAALPEKPSVKQ
- the lexA gene encoding transcriptional repressor LexA → MPPRLTALRHTLLRTLTRLTREQGAPPSAAELASACGLTPATISFHLKALRGLGFIEKQGTYGRLYLTEKARLLVGEGIPIYGQIAAGPPVLADQAPDHRTPSLDVLLGVRDGDFLLEVRGDSMTGIGVMDGDYVLVRPAVEVLDGEVAVVLIPGENAATLKRLYRFGDEVVLMSENPEHPRMAFPAGDVQVQGRMVARLGMGVPRTTQGRG
- a CDS encoding Y-family DNA polymerase, which encodes MAPGRTPLVACVQLAPWPLVLLARQHPGIPVAVLGEGSRKVVFASAEALEAGVQPGMRETAALSRCPELHAEVVSAPTATAAWAELLEVLYARYSDRVEGREPGLAYLKVSAPAARDLAAALHTPVGLAASLEVAQLAALRASPGEVREVVPGVESAFLKLSRTQHLQGLGLTPGHIERLHFLGVRDLGGLMGWSAAQREAFLGVDVGKRINRFLRGDRTAGVARYVPGKVVEASLRLDSPLHEPGETEVALKDLVPGVLAELRGRTCAYLTVHADTVGGRLSATRKLKWPLDERGLTRVAGLALGETGALSLGIDALTVQLSGLQQPSRMVGLWAGLAELEVTQAVLDRFPEALVRVEWLDPFAYAVDAQYQWVDWVTGAVRTGAMTPRQTWMPPVRKREQAVNQVLAFFEGRDP
- a CDS encoding DUF6504 family protein, translated to MRAVQQEVTVRQVEEGRPLDVYWKGRAHRVQVILDEWRYGGRWWLDEVPRTCFLVQAGPLTAELHHEDSPGGRWWLARMQD